In a single window of the Streptacidiphilus sp. P02-A3a genome:
- a CDS encoding CcdC protein domain-containing protein → MSSVENIALIVVVVAWVVARQFRARQFSGDARRMLILPAVLAFMGLRSHNLLDPHHQATAAALLIIGVVVEVGMGAVWGFTTRVWRDASGVIWAKGTKATAFAWTGMVLIRVALIALGSSLGVATGEGGVLLSLAALLLVRSAVVTWRARDLSPAYRVSAAS, encoded by the coding sequence ATGTCCAGCGTCGAGAACATCGCACTGATCGTGGTCGTCGTGGCCTGGGTCGTCGCCCGTCAGTTCCGGGCCCGCCAGTTCAGCGGCGACGCCCGGCGGATGCTGATCCTCCCCGCCGTACTCGCGTTCATGGGCCTGCGGTCGCACAACCTGCTGGACCCGCACCACCAGGCCACCGCCGCCGCGCTGCTGATCATCGGAGTGGTGGTGGAGGTCGGCATGGGCGCCGTCTGGGGCTTCACCACCCGGGTCTGGCGGGACGCGAGCGGGGTGATCTGGGCCAAGGGCACCAAGGCCACCGCCTTCGCCTGGACCGGGATGGTGCTGATCCGGGTGGCACTGATCGCGCTCGGCTCGTCGCTGGGCGTGGCCACCGGTGAGGGCGGGGTGCTGCTGTCGCTGGCCGCGCTGCTGCTGGTCCGTTCCGCGGTGGTGACCTGGCGGGCACGGGACCTGAGCCCGGCGTACCGTGTCTCTGCCGCGAGCTGA